The Labilibaculum sp. sequence ACTACTTTTTTTCTTATTTTTAATAAAGATAATCAGTTCTTACAAATAGATAAACCTAAAGTACTAAAAAGTTCTTTAGGTTTATTTATTTTGTTATTACAAACAATCAATTCAAAAGAATCTATTTCTTTTTCTTATGACGGTTTTTTCTTAATCTTTTCTTACGCTTGTGCGTAGCCATCTTATGTCTTTTTCTTTTTTTTCCGCTTGGCATATCTTCAATATTTTTAATTAATTACAATCTAAGACTACTTTACGTTAGTTTTAACTTTACTAACGAATGTTTTAGCTGGTTTAAAAGCTGGTATAAAGTGCTCAGCAATAATAATTGTTGTGTTTTTAGAAATGTTTCTTGCAGTTTTCTCTGCTCTTTTCTTAACGATAAAACTCCCGAAACCTCTTAAATACACATTTTTGCCTTTTACCAAAGAACCTTTGATAGTATCCATGAAAGCTTCAACAGTTTTTTGTACTGTAATTTTCTCAATTCCTGTGTTTTTAGAAATCTCGTTAACAATATCTGCTTTAGTCATCTCTTAAAAAATCTTTAATTATCAATTATTTACATCATCATTTTCTCAAATCAGAATGCAAATATATATGATTTCTAGCTATTAATGAAATCGAAAACAATTATTTTTACCCAAATTTGAAAAAAAATAAATCAGGACAAATATTTTCAAGATGCTTAGTAACCAAATCATAAGCTGGTATTTGCAAAACAAACGCGACTTACCATGGCGGGAAACAAAAGATCCGTATCAAATATGGATATCAGAAATCATGCTTCAACAGACCAGAGTAGCCTCAGCTATTGATTATTTTAATCGCTTTTTGGAACAATTTCCAACAATTTCCGATTTAGCTAAGGCAGAGGAGCAGGAAGTATTAAAACTATGGCAGGGATTAGGTTATTATTCCCGGGCCCGAAATTTACATACTGCTGCAAAAACTATTCAATTAGAATATCATGGTGTTTTTCCAAACTCTTACAAAGAGATTCTTAAATTAAAAGGTATTGGCACATATACTGCAGCGGCGATTGCTTCATTTGCCTTCAATCTGCCACATGCCGCAGTTGATGGAAACGTTTATAGGGTTTTGTCACGTATATATGGCATTAGCAAAGCAATTGACAGTACCGAAGGGAAAAAATACTTTCAAGCAATAGCAAGCGAAACAATGGGAAATGCCATACCTGAGATCTACAATCAGGCAATTATTGAATTTGGAGCTCTTCAATGCATTCCTCGTAATCCTAAATGTGATATCTGTCCTATTCTCGCCAATTGTTTTGCTTATAATAATGCACAAGTTGATCAATTCCCCATTAAATCGAAACAAATTAAGACTAAAAACCGATATTTTTACTATTTGTTTCTATCTTGTAAAAGTCGGTTTTTAATCGAAAAAAGAAAGAAAAAAGACATTTGGGAGAACTTGTTCCAATATCCTTTAATTGAATATGGTAACCCTATTTCAACGGATGAATTGTTACAAACTTTTGAATGGAAAGAGTTATTTGGAAATAAGGAATTGGTTATTCATTCTGTATCCAAAAATGTGATTCATAAATTAAGTCATCAAAACTTACACACAAAATTCATTCACATCGAAATGGATATTGACAAGATGAAAAATGAATGTGGATATCTAATTATTAATCATTCCGAAATATCCAAATACCCATTCCCGAAACTGATTGAGGATCATTTAAATATAATTATTGAAAAATAATCCATAATAATATTATGATCTTAGAATAAGTTTGTATCTTTAAACTATTGTTAAATTAAAAAAAATCAAAATATGTCAGTAAACAAAGTAATTCTTGTTGGAAATGTTGGTAAAGATCCAGAAGTGAAATATCTTGACAATGGTGTAGCCGTTTGTAACTTTTCACTTGCAACCAGCGAAACATACAACAACAAAAATGGCGAAAAAGTTACCCAGACAGAATGGCACAATATTGTACTGTGGCGTAAACTAGCCGAAATTGCAGAGACTTACGTAAAAAAAGGAATGCAAATTTACATTGAAGGTCAAATCAGAACACGTAACTGGGAAGATAAAGACGGCGTAAAAAGATATACGACTGAAATTTTCGGCACCAGCATGCAAATGTTAGGCCGCAAAGCAGAAGGTAGTTCTGAACCACAAGGTAGTCCCGAAGTCGCCCAACAAACGTCTTCCGACTCATCTGCAACAGAAGAAACGGATGATCTTCCTTTTTAGGCATCCTATTTAAAACTAATTTCATATAAAATTGGAAACTGAAGAATTTACTAAACTTTTTTTAAGCAATACTGATATTGCTTTTTATTCTATAAATATAAGTACCATTGTAAGTTTGCTTATAATGGTACTTCTTTTGTTTTGTTCGGCAGTGATTTCAGGATCAGAAGTGGCTTTGTTTTCTCTTTCGCCACAAAACATCAATGATTTGGGAGCAGATGATAATCCAAAAAACAAAAAACTTTTAAAATTACTAAGCCAACCTGAAAAGTTGCTGGCTACTATATTAATAGGTAATAATTTTGTAAACATTGGGATAGTAATCTTATCCAGTTTTATCACCAATTCTCTGATTGATTTTTCGAATGCTCCAACGCTGGGTTTTGTAGTTCAGGTAGTGATTATTACATTCTTACTTTTACTTTTTGGCGAAATAATTCCCAAAGTATATGCAACTCAAACTTCACTGAACTTTTCAAAATTTGTTGCTTATCCGCTGTATTATTTAGAAAAAGTATTTCAACCTCTTTCTATCGTACTTATCAAATCGACCTCGATCGTTAACAAACGGATTTCTAAAAAACAGAATATCTCGATGGTAGATCTTTCTCAGGCATTGGAATTAACTGCCGATGAAATATCTGAAGAAATGGAAATATTGGAAGGAATCGTAAACTTTGGCAATATCAATGTTGAGGAAATAATGATATCAAGAATGGATGCCGTAGCTGTAGACGTTCGAACAAGCTTTAGCAAATTAAAATCGGTAATTATTGAATCAGGCTTTTCCCGAATTCCTGTTTTTGACAAAAGCTTTGACAATATAAAAGGAATATTATATGTGAAAGATTTACTTCCACATCATCATAAACCAAGTACTTTTCGTTGGCAATCTCTTATCCGCCCCCCTTATTATGTGCCTCAAACAAAAAAAATAAATGATTTACTGGAAGAATTTCAAACTCAGAAAAACCATATGGCGGTTGTTGTTGATGAGTATGGAGGCACTTCAGGAATTATTACCATGGAAGATATTATTGAAGAAATAGTTGGAGACATTACCGATGAATCGGATGACAGCAAAGCTACTTATACAAAAGAAGAAGATGGGTCCTACTTATTTGAAGGAAAAACATCGCTAAACGATTTCTTTAAGATTGTAGATATTAGATCGGATATTTTTGATGAGATAAAAGGTGATGCTGAAACTCTAGCAGGTTTACTTCTTGAAATAAAAGGTGAAATTCCACAGAAAAAAGAAGAATTCAAATATAAAAAACATCGCTTTATTGTTGAAGCTGTAGATAACCGACGAATCAAAAAAATTCGTTTTATACTACCAAAACTCCCTACGAATAAGTAATTTCGTATCATTAACAAACAAATGTTTAACCAACATTTGCATCTACATCCACAACTTATGAAATTGTATCGAATTCTTTTAACCTTTCTTTTTATTCTTATCGCTTTGGTGCCTTTTTCTTGTAAAAAGAAATATACTCCAAAACCAAAAGCCTATTTTCGAATTAATTTTCCTGCAAAGGAATATCATAATTGGAATTCAGATTTTCCATATAGCTTCGATCTTTTATCAATGGCTGAAATTAAAGAGGACGCAAGCAAGGGAGCTGAAAAATATTGGCTCAACATTCAATATCCCGAATACCATGCAACCATTCACCTTAGTTATAAAAATGTAGATAACAACCTGGAAAAGTATCTGGAAGATTCGAGAAAAATGGCATACAAACACTCTATTGTGGCAGATGCTATTGCCGAGCAAATCTATATCAATGACAAGGAAAAGGTATATGGCATGATTTATCGGATCAAAGGCAATGCTGCATCATCGGTTCAGTTTGTAGCAACTGACAGCACAAACCATTTCTTAAGAGGTGCGTTGTATTTTCGGGAACATCCTAATCAGGATTCCTTGACTCCGGTCATTCAATTCATCGACAAAGATATTGTTCGTCTGATGGAAAGTCTGAAATGGAAATAAGCTAATATTGTGATTCATGCCAATTTGCAATCAAATACAAATTAATAATTCATGCAGACTAATTGTTTGGAAAACCTCTGAGCCTTTAGAAGAACTGCTGCATAGTGTAAGTTTAACTCCCAAGGAAGAAGTAAAACTGAACTCGTTCGGAAGCCAATCCCGTAAAATTGAATTTGTGGCAACACGTTGCCTGCTTCAATTGAGCTTAGGAGAAAATGTTCTGATTGAAAATGATGAGCATGGCAAGCCTCATCTTATCAACTCAGACTTGAACATTAGTGTATCCCACACAAAATCATACGTTGGAATTCTTATTGGAGACAAATATACTGTAGCTCTGGATATGGAATATTTATCGGATCGGGTTTATCGAATTGCCAATCGGTTTCTTTCTGAAGATGAGCTGGATAATATTGACGAGAAAAACAAGATCTTACATCTTTATCAGCATTGGTGTGCCAAAGAGTGTTTAATTAAAATGTATGGAAAAAAAGATGTTCATTTAATTAATGAATTAAAAATTGCCCCTTTTTCTCCCGGCAGCTCTACTTTCTCAGGTCAGGTTTGCAGAGCCGATTTTTCCGAAACCTATACCTTTCAATATCTGCAGTTCGATAACCATTTACTGGTTTATTCCATAAAAAAAGCCAATAGTTATTGAATCGTCA is a genomic window containing:
- a CDS encoding single-stranded DNA-binding protein, which codes for MSVNKVILVGNVGKDPEVKYLDNGVAVCNFSLATSETYNNKNGEKVTQTEWHNIVLWRKLAEIAETYVKKGMQIYIEGQIRTRNWEDKDGVKRYTTEIFGTSMQMLGRKAEGSSEPQGSPEVAQQTSSDSSATEETDDLPF
- a CDS encoding 4'-phosphopantetheinyl transferase superfamily protein — translated: MPICNQIQINNSCRLIVWKTSEPLEELLHSVSLTPKEEVKLNSFGSQSRKIEFVATRCLLQLSLGENVLIENDEHGKPHLINSDLNISVSHTKSYVGILIGDKYTVALDMEYLSDRVYRIANRFLSEDELDNIDEKNKILHLYQHWCAKECLIKMYGKKDVHLINELKIAPFSPGSSTFSGQVCRADFSETYTFQYLQFDNHLLVYSIKKANSY
- the gldE gene encoding gliding motility-associated protein GldE, with protein sequence METEEFTKLFLSNTDIAFYSINISTIVSLLIMVLLLFCSAVISGSEVALFSLSPQNINDLGADDNPKNKKLLKLLSQPEKLLATILIGNNFVNIGIVILSSFITNSLIDFSNAPTLGFVVQVVIITFLLLLFGEIIPKVYATQTSLNFSKFVAYPLYYLEKVFQPLSIVLIKSTSIVNKRISKKQNISMVDLSQALELTADEISEEMEILEGIVNFGNINVEEIMISRMDAVAVDVRTSFSKLKSVIIESGFSRIPVFDKSFDNIKGILYVKDLLPHHHKPSTFRWQSLIRPPYYVPQTKKINDLLEEFQTQKNHMAVVVDEYGGTSGIITMEDIIEEIVGDITDESDDSKATYTKEEDGSYLFEGKTSLNDFFKIVDIRSDIFDEIKGDAETLAGLLLEIKGEIPQKKEEFKYKKHRFIVEAVDNRRIKKIRFILPKLPTNK
- the mutY gene encoding A/G-specific adenine glycosylase, which translates into the protein MLSNQIISWYLQNKRDLPWRETKDPYQIWISEIMLQQTRVASAIDYFNRFLEQFPTISDLAKAEEQEVLKLWQGLGYYSRARNLHTAAKTIQLEYHGVFPNSYKEILKLKGIGTYTAAAIASFAFNLPHAAVDGNVYRVLSRIYGISKAIDSTEGKKYFQAIASETMGNAIPEIYNQAIIEFGALQCIPRNPKCDICPILANCFAYNNAQVDQFPIKSKQIKTKNRYFYYLFLSCKSRFLIEKRKKKDIWENLFQYPLIEYGNPISTDELLQTFEWKELFGNKELVIHSVSKNVIHKLSHQNLHTKFIHIEMDIDKMKNECGYLIINHSEISKYPFPKLIEDHLNIIIEK
- a CDS encoding HU family DNA-binding protein, which codes for MTKADIVNEISKNTGIEKITVQKTVEAFMDTIKGSLVKGKNVYLRGFGSFIVKKRAEKTARNISKNTTIIIAEHFIPAFKPAKTFVSKVKTNVK
- the gldD gene encoding gliding motility lipoprotein GldD, whose translation is MKLYRILLTFLFILIALVPFSCKKKYTPKPKAYFRINFPAKEYHNWNSDFPYSFDLLSMAEIKEDASKGAEKYWLNIQYPEYHATIHLSYKNVDNNLEKYLEDSRKMAYKHSIVADAIAEQIYINDKEKVYGMIYRIKGNAASSVQFVATDSTNHFLRGALYFREHPNQDSLTPVIQFIDKDIVRLMESLKWK